TAATAAGCACTTTTATTGCCCGCCATTTTTTTCTAAATGTGATGTTTTACACAATGTAAACTATTTTAAGTAGTGTCAACATCGAAAACATGACGCATGTCATCACGTTTAAATACACGTGATAAAATCCACTGTTCCGAATAATTATTGGGCTCGTGAGAAGAATTCCATACAAAAAATGGAATTAAGGACACAAATAATCGCCTTGTTAAATGCAGTGTTAATGCCAATAAGCATTCGTATCGTGTTTTCTATAACTAGAAAAACGAAACCATCAAACGCATCACAAATAGGATCGCAATATTTTTTAATGAATCTCTTAAATATGACCTGCAGCCCATGCCTTGCTGTCAGACCTATTCTCAAATAGAAATATTAATTCTGTCGCAATCACGCATCTACGTTATCTTGTCATTTTGTCGCCTTGATGCCTGCGAATGACATACGACAGAACATGTAAAAATGCCCTAATACTGTATCAGACGATTCCTAATGCATAAAAGTATTCGAAATGCACCGCTTACCACGATTATTTCCTGCGGATGCTCTAAGGTGCGCAGAAATACTCTATAACCGAAGTCGATGGCGACGTTTATGCCGACAAAAAGGCAGCGCCCTGATGAGTTATAACCCGACAGCACAGCGGCTTTTACTACATGGGAACATGTGccaagaaaataaaacagcattaaAATCTAAGTGAAGTTTAAAGCCTGCTAAATCTGAACAGGTGGTGCAGCCTATCTTTGGATATTTTAGATTTTATCAGTTATGCGATTGTGGAATAAAAATTTTGGGtgatgaaattaaatatttttcttattttttcgtttttttctttctttttttaccgTATATGGCTTATTTATAAACAGTGATTTGGATATTATTTTTCTAATATCCATTCGTAATAGCTAGGACATGTGCTCATCTCGGCTCTAAATGACCATTATTTCGCCAGTGAAGGAAAACGCGGATCAGGCTTTCAACGGTCGCTGCAACTTAAACGCCCTCTTGGGACTTTTCTGGGGTCCGCAGGCTGCAGCGATGCACAAAACCCAAGTGATCGCTCCGCTATGTAAAATGGCCACCAGCTGGCGGAAAAGTGAACTAAAGAAGGAGACAAAGGATTACATAACAGCTTTGAGGTGAAGAGGTTAACTCACCTAATCTGTCAGCACCAAGAATTTTATACAGATGGTAATAAATGAAGAAAGAAGACATAGATGGCTACACCCCTTAGATTCTGTACTTTGATGAGTAGTGAACAGCTTCTGATTACTATACAAGTACCCAGGCAACAGCCTCGGCTGCAGttgtgagtttcatctctcaGGTGTTGTCTTCTAGTCACCTTAAGGACTCACCATGGTTCAGGTGTGATTACATAAGGACAGAAGTTCCTGATTAAATAGGGATGTCGGCAAGTTTGTCTGTATGGCACATTTCATACACAGGAATAGATTTATACACGGGGGGGTGCTGCCTCGCCCGGTTTGTATGTAGCCAGGGAATTGCTAGCCGACTTGTTCTTACTGATCTAAGAAGCTGACCAGGTTTGTACTCTGCAGTAATGTCACAGCACTTTAGGAGCAGCACTTTAGGAGCAGCACTTTAGAGTTAGTTCTACAGCTAACTGGATACCGGCTTTAGGACCTGAGAACTGGAGTTGGTCCTGGACGAGCATTCTAGCAGCTGGTTCCCAAATATGCTGCAGTTCTCTAATGATCTTCTTGAGAAGGTCAGGGTGAAGACCTTTCCGCCATTCTGCTGGTGATGAGGACATTGATGTGTAATGCATCCACACTCCATCCAATCAAGTGTGGGAGAAGCAACTTTATGTACAGAAATGTAGTCCAAACAGGCAATGTGTCAAAAGTCAGGCAGAGGCAATCAAACACAGAATGGGTTGCAAATTCAAACAAAGGTGGAAAGTTACAGTATCGATACTGGAAGTGAGGTGCAAATAACCATCCAAGACAGAAAGTTGGAAAACCAGTAAAGCAAGTAGGAATCATACACTGAAACCAGATCGGGATCCAAACACTCAATTTGGTGAAACACTAAGTACTTTCTTGATGAGGTGACTGAACACTAATTGCTTTTATACCCTGCCAATTAATCGAGTTGTTCAACTGTGGGTGCGCTTTAGTACTCTGGGCAGGTGGCACAGGAGCGGACTGGGAGTGGCTGGATGGATGCCTAGCTTGATGTGGGCACGACATGATGCGTTTCTCTAAGTCTTGTTTGAGTAAGATACTCCTGATTCTTGCTATGTCCCTCAGATGATCAAGAGCTGATTTAATTATTGCTTTAATTTGGCCTTTAAGACTGAAATCTGAGTCTATAATCTGAGTTGACTTGATTTATAGAACTCTAGGGTCTAGATACAGATTCACCTTgaatatttactctttattgcCAAATAAAACCTAATTTGTGTCTTTTCAACTGACATCCAattgtgaccctccagcacaaaactgtacacttgggtcaaaattaggattatggtgtcgcttccgggataggctccggaccccccgcgacccagtaggataagcggtttggaaaatggatggatggatggattatggtatcaaatgaaagagcacaaaaaaaaaatcctcaaaaaatatctaaaatacGGCTATGCGACTTCTGTGTGGTTTTGCGCTGGAGGGTGATAATTGTCAATGTACTTACTTGGCAAGAGTACTAGGAAGATAGCAGGGGCTATTTTGTTATTCTGCGTGATTTAAGCTTAGTGATTGCATGTGGAGATTGAACAGGATTACGCCCTAGGGGACTTAAGTCATTGTGATCCACTTATAGGTATCATTGTCAATGGATACAAAGTAGCCTCTGTCTTCCAAGTAAGACCTGAACCAGTCAAGAATCATTATGGGCAGTTCTACACAGTTTTCCAATCTGTCTGTGAGTTTTCAATGGTCAACAGTGTCAAAGGGAGCGTTCGGATCTAGCCGAATCAGCACTGATATTTATTCAGAAAAATGTCATTTAGTATCTCTATGAGAGCTGTATCAATGCCGTGATGTGGTCATAAACCACATGGACATTTTCCGTAATAACTATTGCAGTTTAAGAACTTAATAAGTTGAATGAGAATGACTTAATAATCCTGTGCATGAAGGGAAGGTTTTAAAATTTTGTAATTCTGTAATCGGTTAGTATAGGAACATACAGGATGCTCGTGTTTTAGGGGCTTGCAGCTGCGGTCCTCAAGGAATTGGGAGAAGTGTCTGATAGAAGTGGACCATTTACTATTTGTAGTAGATCCTTTTCTAGGtagttaaacattttttttaaatggcgaTGAACTGACACTCATCTTATAGTGGTTGTTCAAAAACTGACACAATGAGGCCAGAGAGACAGTGTACTTCATTCAGATCAGCTCCATGACCAAATGCAATAGCAAGACCCATTCATGGAGTGCATGAGCTTGAGCTGCACCTGACCAAATTATTGCAACAAGGCATTTAAATCAACActcttaaataataataatagatactttattgatccccgttgggaaattgtctttacgcctcccacaacttgctctttttttcatagaggaagttgtccgcaaagggctgccacccgcatCGGCactcagggagctgggggttaagggtcttgctcaaggacccacaggctgaggctgggtttgaacctgtgaccttttgattacaggcacacaggcttagcccactgagcgaCACGCTGAACCCGGATAGACATCCTTTCACCAAAGCACTGCTGAGAGACATAGGATATTAATTTTCCAAATACACTGGGCGAATTCTGTAGGATATATCAAGGAACATCTAAAAGCAAAATACCACTTATAATAGTGTAATGTGTTTCCCAGAAAAAATAATAGGAGTGACACAATGATAATAGTTCAGCATAGTCATGTCTGCTGTTTGAAGTATTAATCATTATAGATATTTTTGCAAAAGCTACAGGACATCATTAAACCACAGCGTTGTCAATGCAGAGATAAATATACAAGAGTTTGAATTTGATAGGACGACTGTGTGAAATGTCATTTTCGATCATACCTATGCAAAGTGATTTCCTTACTGGTACCAGTTTTGAATGCTCAGAAAATtgctttaaatatatatatatttcccctTCATTACAAAAGAAGTATATAAATTCAACACTTCTGGGGGGGTACGGGGGACATGTACCCCAAATATTGATTTTGGCTTCATTCACCTTTCCCCCTCAAAAAGAGACTAACATTTAAAATTGTACCCCCTGTCTCCAATGCCCTTCATTTTGGCTTACCTTAATGTATACAATCTAGATTTCTGGATGCAAATTTGAATCCTTCTTATAATcaattctgaaattggtaatgcatattctatggaaaaaaaataatgcttTATAGAAATGCCTATATTTAGGACTGGTGTATAGAATTGTCTGTCAAAAGATGTGCATGATGCCATATCTGTCCCTATATCAAAAatgatgaatatatatatatatatatatatagaaatatatTTATCAATACCGCTGTCATTAACTCTTCATAAAACACTTAAGCTTAAGTATGCTGATGAAAATTTAGAGTGAATTTCCATGAAGTAATGGTAccgttaaaaaaataattaaaaagatACTTTCAAAAGATTTTCAGCACAGAATTTTATTCTCATGAATCAAATTCAATTACAGATTTGTGTTTCTTGAATCTGACTCCAAGAATATGAGCACTGAGTTGGACGTCATTAAAACACACCCTTAATACTCCTCTCCCTCTTCTTCTCCCTCCCCCTCAACGGAGTCGACGCCCACCTCTTCATAATCCTTCTCTAGAGCTGCCATGTCTTCTCTGGCCTCAGAGAACTCTCCCTCCTCCATACCCTCACCCACATACCAGTGAACAAAGGCTCGCTTTGCATACATCAGGTCAAACTTGTGGTCCAGGCGAGCCCAGGCCTCAGCGATAGCAGTGGTGTTGCTCAGCATGCACACTGCTCTCTGAACCTTGGCCAGGTCTCCACCAGGAACCACAGTAGGGGGCTGGTAATTAATGCCCACCTTGAAACCAGTGGGGCACCAGTCCACAAACTGGATGGTGCGCTTGGTCTTGATGGTGGCGATGGCAGCATTGACATCTTTGGGCACCACGTCACCACGGTACAGCAGACAGCAGGCCATGTACTTGCCATGACGGGGGTCACATTTGACCATCTGATTAGCCGGCTCAAAGCAGGCATTGGTGATCTCGGCTACAGAAAGCTGCTCATGGTAGGCCTTCTCTGCAGAAATGACTGGGGCATATGTAGCTAGAGGGAAGTGGATACGAGGATACGGCACCAAGTTGGTCTGGAACTCTGTCAGATCAACATTCAGGGCACCATCAAATCGAAGGGAGGCTGTGATGGAGGAAACTATTTGGCCAATGAGTCTGTTGAGGTTGGTGTAGCTGGGGCGCTCAATATCGAGGTTCCTACGGCAGATGTCATAGATGGCCTCATTGTCCACCATGAAAGCACAATCGGAGTGCTCCAGGGTGGTGTGGGTGGTCAGGATGGAGTTGTAGGGCTCCACTACAGCTGTGGACACCTGGGGAGCTGGGTAGATGGAGAACTCCAGCTTGGATTTCTTGCCATAGTCAACTGACAGGCGTTCCATCAGCAGAGAGGTGAAACCAGAACCGGTACCACCTCCAAAGCTGTGGAAGACCAGGAAACCCTGAAGGCCTGTGCACTGGTCAGCCTGCGAAGAAAACAGAACTAGGTCATTAAACAGAACCAGAATGTCCATTAATCAAACCTCATTATTCATTTTGCTTTAATCAATACATTTCACAGTTAACCGTACCAGCTTGCGGATCCTGTCCAGCACCAGGTCGATGATCTCTTTGCCAATGGTGTAGTGCCCACGGGCGTAGTTGTTGGCAGCATCTTCTTTGCCAGTGATGAGCTGTTCAGGGTGGAACAGCTGGCGGTAGGTCCCAGAGCGTACCTCATCTGGCCAGGCAGAGAACAAGGAGTTAATCTATAGACAAGGAACTGGGACACAGCAGCATAATGGCTGCCCTGTAGGAGAGAGTGAGAACTTACCGATAACTGTAGGCTCCAGATCTACAAACACAGCCCTGGGAACATGCTTCCCAGCTCCAGTCTCACTGAAGAAGGTGTTGAAGGAATCATCCCCTCCTCCGATGGTCTTGTCACTGGGCATCTGGCCGTCCGGCTGGATCCCATGTTCCAGGCAGTAgagctcccagcatgcattgccAATCTGCACACCGGCTTGGCCCACGTGGATGGAGATACACTCACGCTGCATACAGAAAACAGTAAccattaatttttttatgtattttttaaatatgtatttatacTGAATCGACTATTCCACTTCTgcaatacatttcaaaatgtaatgATTGTATGTATGATTTGTCGTTCTTTGCTGTATTCCGTTGCTTTATTTCTTGCACACAATATAACAATGACCTCACTTGATTTTGTGGGTGGGTCGGACAAAGAGCCCCTTCATGGCGTGGAGACATTTCGGTAGGAAGGAGACAAGCATGATAGGAATTAATGACATCTGCGATAAGCTACCACTGTCTTCAAACGCTGGCAACTTCTCTTCTTTATAGCAAAACGAAAATTAATCTCAATTAAACCAACTAATTTTTGATCAAGCCGAAAACCGAAATTGTTAAATATCAAAACGCCACGATAACAGACCCTCTCTGCAGTTACAATATACTTTCTTTATGCGAATGTGACTGGATGAAAttcaacaattttaaatttatttggcTTCCCTCTGACAGTCACTCCTTAGGCGGGGACACAAAAGGTGGGGCCAAAGCCGTAGTCCTGAGAACGAGAAGTGTCAGTCCTTCAGATCGATGTGATGCTGGATGTTAATTTATTCTGCTCACATCGCATTTGTATCAAATTGTCTTTGTCTGTAGATTCGGCTCCACCCGCCACGTAACCACGCAATCGCTGTCGCCTCCAACCTCGCCTTATTCTTCATGCCGTCACAAAAACCCCTtccatttaaaattattttgataAAAATGTACCATAAGCTCCCAAATGTTCTGTAACCTCCATTCATCGTGTTGCTACAGATTCCTCCCCGCATCATATTTGTAAAGAagcattcagtttattttcaTAAATGCATGAACAATTACCCGCCACAAATTAACGATAAATGAACAGTATGTTGCAGAAACTGTGCAAGGGAAATTTCGCCAAAACGATACTgccaaaaatgtaaattaataattaaaacgATTAATATGCGGGTATATTATATATGCTCTATGTGTTCGGTATGCTATTGGTGGCCTACATAACGGAATAAATGAATCCTTGATATATTATGCCTTACCATTGTTGGTATTAGGTGGTCTCGTCTTGGTAGGAGATGGAGATGGATCGAGTAGAGCTTCTGAAGCACTTCTTACAGCACGACAGCAAGGAGGTCGATGTAAGAGAACTTGCCGCACACGGGCGACACTCTCTTAATATATACAAGTGTTACCGTAGCGACGAAGTCTGCTGCGTGACTATTGGCCAAATTGAGGGAAACCTGCCCAGATCTAATTTCTCATTGGATATCAAATATATTTGTAGAATAGGAACCGCCCACTGAAGAGCTCATGGGCGGTTCCGGGGAGCAGTGGATGCCAGTGCCCCCGTGACTACATGCATGGTCCCCCCCTGTGCCCCCCCTAAATATGTATGCTACTTGAGTCTGAAATAattatgtaattttattttaataatcttACTATTATAATcactattattataatttacatttatacatgtgggCTAACATTTTGTGCGCTGGGAACAGGCGAAACACAAACGTAAGCACATTTTCTTGACCCTCTCTTAACGAGGGTGCGCTGCGTGGTCGAAACGCTTCGGTCGGTGAAAAGCAAAGTTAACGACAGAAAAAATAATCAAGCTTGTGGAAGCAGGATGGTATAAAGACATATCAGAATGagttacatatttgtaaaaGCTGTAAATTGTGACTGTAAAGCATTGCACAAATGGCATTGGTTTTCAAAATTGActtttgcttcttaatgctgACAATCTATATAAGTAATATTTGGAAGTCATTATGGTCAAATACATCTGCCCCCCCTAACAGAACAACTGCCCCCAGTCTGCTCCCTCCCCTGTTGAAATTTTCTAGAACCTCCACTGGACGAGCTTCCATATATCTCGATAATCGTCTTAGAGCTACACAAAATAGTTTGCATTTATATTAATACAAAAGTTAATCAATACGGCTAACGTTTTTTCTGAATGTTAAAACTATTTTATTTTGCATAGTCGTTTTTTAttcttcaggagaaggtaatCTTAAATTAACTTATAAATGTAAGAAAAGTTTCTAGTTTCTTTTCACTAACCCTGTACAAATAGTGCCTTAGTTTAATTTTTGTAAAACTGTTTTTGTCAacatatacatttaca
This genomic stretch from Brienomyrus brachyistius isolate T26 chromosome 6, BBRACH_0.4, whole genome shotgun sequence harbors:
- the LOC125744864 gene encoding tubulin alpha-1A chain-like, which gives rise to MRECISIHVGQAGVQIGNACWELYCLEHGIQPDGQMPSDKTIGGGDDSFNTFFSETGAGKHVPRAVFVDLEPTVIDEVRSGTYRQLFHPEQLITGKEDAANNYARGHYTIGKEIIDLVLDRIRKLADQCTGLQGFLVFHSFGGGTGSGFTSLLMERLSVDYGKKSKLEFSIYPAPQVSTAVVEPYNSILTTHTTLEHSDCAFMVDNEAIYDICRRNLDIERPSYTNLNRLIGQIVSSITASLRFDGALNVDLTEFQTNLVPYPRIHFPLATYAPVISAEKAYHEQLSVAEITNACFEPANQMVKCDPRHGKYMACCLLYRGDVVPKDVNAAIATIKTKRTIQFVDWCPTGFKVGINYQPPTVVPGGDLAKVQRAVCMLSNTTAIAEAWARLDHKFDLMYAKRAFVHWYVGEGMEEGEFSEAREDMAALEKDYEEVGVDSVEGEGEEEGEEY